Proteins from a genomic interval of Anaerolineae bacterium:
- a CDS encoding homoserine dehydrogenase: MPTVRLALLGFGSVGQALARLLLRKRDELRQRYNLDFVVTGIATGRHGAAIAPDGLDLEEALRLAEAGERFDALSAVAPPANGIAFVQQVPAEVLFENTPVNYETGEPAVTHLRLALERGMHAITANKGPVVHAYSELTALAQQVGRRFFFESAVMDGAPIFSLFRETLPAAQLRAFRGILNSTTNLILTRMEEQGETLDQAVAYAQSIGIAETDPSGDVDGWDAAVKVAALVTVLMGVPLKPQQVEREGIWGITTAMVAEAKAQGRRWKLVCSARREGDGVVARVRPELVGPESPLFGVRGTSSIVTFQTDVLGDLSIVEEDPGPHTTAYGLLADFLNAVR; this comes from the coding sequence ATGCCCACAGTACGTCTTGCTCTGCTCGGTTTCGGCAGCGTGGGACAAGCCCTGGCCCGTCTGCTCCTGCGCAAGCGCGACGAACTGCGCCAGCGTTACAACCTGGACTTTGTGGTCACCGGCATCGCCACCGGGCGTCACGGGGCGGCCATCGCCCCGGACGGGCTCGATCTGGAAGAGGCTTTGCGCCTCGCCGAGGCCGGAGAGCGGTTTGACGCCTTGAGCGCGGTCGCGCCCCCCGCTAACGGCATCGCCTTCGTACAGCAGGTGCCGGCCGAGGTGCTCTTCGAAAACACGCCGGTGAACTACGAGACGGGAGAACCCGCCGTGACCCACCTGCGGCTGGCTTTGGAACGGGGGATGCACGCCATCACGGCCAATAAAGGGCCGGTGGTGCACGCCTACAGCGAACTGACCGCCCTGGCGCAGCAGGTGGGCCGGCGCTTTTTCTTCGAGTCGGCGGTGATGGACGGCGCGCCCATCTTTTCTCTGTTCCGCGAAACCCTGCCCGCCGCGCAACTGCGCGCCTTTCGCGGCATCCTCAACTCCACCACCAACCTGATCCTGACCCGCATGGAGGAGCAAGGGGAAACCCTGGACCAGGCTGTGGCCTATGCCCAGTCCATCGGCATCGCCGAGACCGACCCCAGCGGCGATGTGGACGGGTGGGACGCGGCAGTCAAGGTGGCCGCCCTGGTGACCGTGCTGATGGGCGTTCCCCTCAAGCCCCAGCAGGTGGAGCGGGAGGGCATTTGGGGCATCACCACGGCCATGGTAGCCGAGGCCAAGGCCCAGGGGCGGCGCTGGAAACTGGTTTGCTCCGCCCGCCGCGAGGGCGATGGGGTAGTGGCCCGGGTCAGGCCCGAGTTGGTGGGCCCGGAATCCCCGCTTTTCGGGGTTCGGGGCACCTCTTCCATCGTTACCTTCCAGACCGATGTGTTGGGCGACCTGTCCATCGTGGAAGAGGACCCCGGTCCGCACACCACGGCTTACGGTCTGCTGGCCGATTTCCTCAACGCCGTGCGGTGA
- a CDS encoding bifunctional (p)ppGpp synthetase/guanosine-3',5'-bis(diphosphate) 3'-pyrophosphohydrolase: MPVSADERLFRAVAFAEQAHRGQFRKGTRIPYLIHPLRVAEILLRAGVAPDLAVAALLHDTLEDTAITEAALRRAFGDRVADLVVALSEPEHRTAPWARRKAHTVAFLRTAPREVVLLSLADKLDNLRSMAEDLRWVGEALWQRFNAPRAQQEAYYRQLAAVFRQRLLADPGRRLAAEFATLVDEVFA; the protein is encoded by the coding sequence GTGCCCGTGTCCGCCGACGAGCGCCTTTTTCGCGCCGTGGCCTTTGCCGAGCAGGCGCATCGCGGTCAGTTCCGCAAGGGGACGCGCATTCCCTACCTTATCCACCCCTTGCGCGTGGCCGAGATCCTGCTGCGCGCTGGCGTCGCGCCCGATTTGGCCGTCGCTGCCCTGCTGCACGACACCCTGGAGGACACCGCCATCACCGAGGCGGCCTTGCGCCGGGCCTTTGGCGACCGCGTCGCCGACCTGGTGGTGGCCCTCAGCGAGCCGGAGCACCGCACCGCGCCCTGGGCCCGGCGCAAGGCGCACACCGTGGCCTTTCTGCGTACCGCGCCGCGGGAGGTGGTGTTGTTATCCCTGGCCGACAAACTGGACAACCTGCGCAGCATGGCTGAAGACTTGCGCTGGGTGGGCGAGGCGCTGTGGCAGCGGTTCAACGCCCCCAGGGCGCAGCAGGAAGCCTACTACCGGCAGCTGGCTGCCGTTTTTCGTCAGCGCCTGCTCGCCGACCCCGGCCGCCGCCTGGCCGCCGAATTCGCCACGCTGGTGGACGAGGTCTTTGCCTAA
- a CDS encoding DUF554 domain-containing protein — protein sequence MTGTIINVVTVLVGGTLGLLFGARLPERVRETVVGALGLFTVALGLQMFLKSENAILVLGSLLIGGILGEWWRIETRLSRLGSWLEQRFTPGEAAADPKGSRFVRGFLTASLLFCVGPMAILGSIQDGLTGDYSLLAVKSVMDGFAALAFASTFGPGVLFAALTVLLYQGGLSLGAAQLQNVVTPAMMNEMTAAGGVILLALAVSSLLEIKPLRSGNLLPALAIAPLLVALFGW from the coding sequence ATGACCGGGACGATCATCAATGTGGTGACGGTGCTTGTCGGCGGCACCTTGGGGCTACTTTTCGGGGCGCGGTTGCCCGAGCGCGTCCGCGAGACCGTGGTGGGCGCCCTGGGGCTGTTTACGGTGGCCCTGGGGCTGCAAATGTTTCTCAAATCCGAGAACGCCATTCTGGTGTTGGGCAGCCTGCTCATCGGCGGCATTTTGGGCGAGTGGTGGCGCATCGAGACCCGGCTGAGTCGCTTGGGCTCCTGGCTGGAGCAACGCTTCACGCCCGGCGAAGCGGCCGCTGACCCGAAAGGTTCCCGCTTTGTGCGGGGCTTCCTGACCGCTTCGTTGCTGTTTTGTGTGGGGCCGATGGCCATTTTGGGTTCCATCCAGGACGGGCTGACGGGTGATTATTCCCTCCTGGCGGTGAAGTCGGTGATGGATGGGTTCGCGGCCCTGGCTTTTGCCTCTACCTTTGGCCCCGGCGTGCTCTTTGCCGCGCTGACGGTGTTGCTGTACCAGGGCGGGCTTTCCCTGGGCGCGGCCCAGTTGCAGAATGTGGTCACCCCGGCCATGATGAACGAGATGACGGCGGCCGGCGGGGTGATCCTGCTGGCCCTGGCGGTGAGCAGTTTGTTGGAGATCAAGCCGTTGCGTTCGGGAAATTTGCTGCCTGCGCTGGCGATCGCCCCGTTGTTGGTGGCGCTCTTTGGGTGGTGA
- a CDS encoding cob(I)yrinic acid a,c-diamide adenosyltransferase: MNAKSPFYTGTGDQGTTGLLGEGRVPKDDPRIEAVGAVDEVTAVLGVARAHAQAGQTRALLLEVQRDLYRLMAEVAATPENQARFRGITAERVAWLEEQIAALEEEVPPPKAFILPGDSPGGAFLDLARTVVRRAERRVVALWRAGGLENPALAAYLNRLSSLCFVLELLENQAAGVDTTRAKA; the protein is encoded by the coding sequence ATGAACGCCAAAAGTCCTTTCTACACAGGAACCGGTGATCAGGGTACCACGGGCCTTTTGGGGGAGGGACGGGTTCCCAAGGACGACCCCCGCATCGAGGCCGTTGGAGCGGTGGACGAGGTCACGGCGGTGTTGGGGGTGGCCCGCGCCCATGCCCAAGCCGGGCAGACCCGCGCGTTGTTGCTGGAGGTGCAGCGCGACCTCTACCGCCTGATGGCCGAGGTGGCCGCCACGCCCGAAAACCAGGCGCGGTTTCGCGGCATCACGGCAGAACGGGTGGCGTGGCTGGAGGAGCAGATCGCCGCGCTGGAGGAAGAGGTGCCGCCGCCCAAAGCCTTTATCTTGCCCGGGGATTCGCCGGGCGGAGCCTTTTTGGACCTGGCCCGCACGGTGGTGCGCCGTGCCGAGCGGCGCGTGGTGGCCCTGTGGCGGGCGGGGGGGCTGGAAAACCCCGCGCTGGCGGCTTACCTCAATCGGCTTTCCTCGTTGTGTTTTGTGTTGGAGTTGCTGGAGAATCAGGCCGCCGGGGTGGACACCACGCGCGCCAAAGCGTGA